Below is a genomic region from Halobacterium sp. CBA1132.
TTCGGCGCGCTCACCCACGCGGAACTCCACGACGCGCTCGAAGAACTGGCGTTCAAGCGCGGCGACGACTTCGACGCGGACGCCGCCGACGAGGCGGTGATGGACGCGCTCCGCGAGTACTACCTCGTGGCCGTCGACCGCGATGACGGCGACCGCGTGCTCGTTCCCGGCCCGGTCGCGTTCCCCGAACTTCCCGAGGGAGCGGTCGACCTCCCCCACATTCTGGACGTCGAGCGCCGCGACCTCGACCGCGAGACGCTCGCCGACGCGGTGCGCGCCCGCCTCGAATCCGACGTCCCCGACGCCGACGGCGAGCGCGCGCGGTACCTCGTGGACGTGACGTACGACGCGGAAGCGTGGGCGCCCGTCGACCTCGCGGACGTCCGGGACGCGCTGACCGAGTGAGCGGGACTGCGCGTGAGTTAAGAGTGTCGCGGTGTTTCCCCCGGGTATGGACCTGTCGCGGGTCGCCGCCCACCAGCCGGCACGGGTCACCGACGAGGAGCGCGACGCAGCGGTGCTCGTTCCCGTCGTCGAGCGCGACGACGGCCCGGCGCTGGTGTTCACGAAGCGCGCCGACCACCTCGGCGAACACCCCGGGCAGATGAGCTTCCCGGGCGGCGGCCGCGAGCCCAGCGACGACGACCTCCGGGAGACCGCGGCCCGCGAGGCGTACGAGGAGATCAGCCTCCTTCCCGAGGAGCTATCCGACGTCGGGCGACTCGACGACATCGCCACGGTGACGGGGTACTCCGTGACGCCGTTCGTCGCGCGCGTCCCGGACCGCGAGTTCGTCCCCGACGAGCGCGAAGTCGACGAGGTGGTGGTGCTGTCGATTGCGGCCCTCACCGACCCCGACAACTACGAGGTCGAGAAGCGCATCCACCCCTCGTACGGCGAGGCCATCGTCCACTTCTTCCACGTCGACGGCTACACCGTCTGGGGCGCGACCGCTCGCATCCTCGTGCAGTTCCTCGACCTCGCGGTCGGGTGGACGCCGCCCGACCGGGAGCCCGAAGTCGTCGAAGTCGAACCCGACGACTGACGTGGGAACAAACCACACGCTGAAGGTGGACTGGCGCCAACACCAGGTATGTCCGACTCGCCGTCAGTCGCGGTGCTCGGTGGCGGAATCGGCGGTCTCACCGCTGCGCACGAACTCGCCGAGCGCGGCTTCTCGGTCACCGTCTACGAGGCCAACGACCGCGTCGGCGGGAAGGCCCGCAGCGTCCCCGTCGACGACGCCGACCACCCGCTGCTCGGCGAACACGGCTTCCGCTTCTTCCCCGCGTACTACCGCAACGTCGTCGACACGATGGCGCGTACTCCCGACGGCGCCGGCGGCAGCGTCGAGGACCACCTCGTGCCGACCAGCGAGACGCTGCTCGCTGGCACGGACGGCGACGCCGTGCGAACGTCCACCGAGCAGCCGTCGACGCCCCGCGAGTGGCTCGAAGCGCTCCGGCCGCAGGTCGCCGGCGACGACGTGTCCACCCGGGAACTCGCGCACTTCCTCTCGCGGCTCGCCGTCCTGCTGACCTCGTGCCGAGAGCGCCGCGAGGACGAGTTCGAGCGCACGTCGTGGTGGGAGTTCATCGACGCCGACGAGATGTCCCCAGCGTACCGCAAACACCTCGCTCGGTCCACGCAGTCGCTGGTCGCGCTCCGGCCCGAGGACGGCAGCGCGCGCACTGTCGGCTCCATCTACCTCCAACTGCTGTTCGGGCAACTCGACCCCGACGCGCCCGCCGAGCGCGTGCTCGACGGCCCGACCAGCGAGGTGTGGCTGGAGCCGTGGGCGGCGCACCTCCGCGAACGCGGCGTCACAATCGAGACTGGCGCGCGCGTCGACGCAATCGAGAGTGACGGCGAGCGCGTCACGGCCGCCGTCGTGAACGGCGAGCGCGTGACCGCGGACTACTACGTCGCCGCTCTCCCCGTCGACGTGATGGCGTCGCTCCTGACTCCCGACTTGACGGCGGCAGCACCGTCGCTATCTGGTGTTTCTCGCGTCGACACCGCGTGGATGAACGGCGTCCAGTTCTACCTCGACCGCGACATCCAACTGGCGGCGGGCCACGCGGTGTTCGCGGACTCGCCGTGGGCGCTGACCGCCATCAGCCAGCGCCAGTTCTGGCGGGACCACGACCCCAGCGAGCGCACCGACGGCCGCGTCGAGGGCGTGCTCTCGGTCATCGCCTCCGACTGGGAGACGCCGGGCATTCTCTACGACAAGCCCGGCCACGAGTGCACGCGCGAGCAAGCAGTCGAAGAAATCTGGGCGCAACTGCAAGCCCACCTCGGCACGGACGCCCTCCCCGACGACGCCCGCGTCACGCACTTCCTCGACCCGGAACTGGAGGCCCGCCCCGAGGGATTGCACAACGGCTCGCCGCTCGTCATCAACACCGTCGACAGCCTCCGCCACCGCCCCGAAGCCGGCACGGAGGCCGAGAACCTCGTGCTCGCGGCCGACTACGTGCGCGTCGAGACGGACCTCGCGACGATGGAAGCCGCGAACGAAGCCGGGCGCCACGCGGCGAACGCGATTCTCAGCCGGTCCGCGGGGCGCTATCGCCCCGTGGAGACGTGGGGATTGGACGAGCCCGCGGTCTTCGACTCGCTGAAGCGACGCGACCGGCTCCGGTACCGACTCGGCCTCCCGCACCCCGGCGAAGCCGGCCACGACGCGTGGCGGTTCGCCCGTCGCCTCCGCGCGTGAGCGCTACTCGACGGTGACGAGGAACGTCTTCCCGCCGCGACGCTCGATGAACGCCTCCTCGTGGGTGTCGGCGTAGGCGGCCACGCCGGCGGCGGTCATCTCCGAGACTTCGATGCGGCGCTGGGCGCTGTCGGGGTTCGACTGCGAGCGGCGTCGGTGCTGCAGTGCCATACTCTCACCTCACCCGCTACCCGCTTGAACCCCACCCGTGCGCGGTGAAAGTGAAACTGACGGACTGCGCCGGCCTCCGCGGTTCGCACCAGTTATGCCGGTCGCGGCGCATCCGTCGGCATGGACGAGTTCAGTGACGCCGGCGACGACGACCGTGGCGCCGGCCGCTCGGTCGCCGTCGTCGGCGCCGGCGCCGTCGGACTGACTGCCGCCCACGACCTCGCAGCGCGGGGCGCCGCTGTCACCGTTTACGAGCGCGGCAGCGTCGCCGGCGAGAGCACGGGCCGCGCCGCCGGCATCCTCTACGACGCCTACGCCGAGGACGTGGACGCGCGAGTCGCCGCGCGCGCCATCGAGCGCTTCCGCGCGCTCTCCGGCACCGGCGAGTTCGCCGTCGAGGAAGCGCCGTACCTCTGGTTCGTCACCGAACCCGGCCGGAAGGCCGACGCCATCCGCGAGCAGGTCGCGGGGATGCAGCGCCACGACCGCC
It encodes:
- a CDS encoding CoA pyrophosphatase, translating into MDLSRVAAHQPARVTDEERDAAVLVPVVERDDGPALVFTKRADHLGEHPGQMSFPGGGREPSDDDLRETAAREAYEEISLLPEELSDVGRLDDIATVTGYSVTPFVARVPDREFVPDEREVDEVVVLSIAALTDPDNYEVEKRIHPSYGEAIVHFFHVDGYTVWGATARILVQFLDLAVGWTPPDREPEVVEVEPDD
- a CDS encoding FAD-dependent oxidoreductase, which gives rise to MSDSPSVAVLGGGIGGLTAAHELAERGFSVTVYEANDRVGGKARSVPVDDADHPLLGEHGFRFFPAYYRNVVDTMARTPDGAGGSVEDHLVPTSETLLAGTDGDAVRTSTEQPSTPREWLEALRPQVAGDDVSTRELAHFLSRLAVLLTSCRERREDEFERTSWWEFIDADEMSPAYRKHLARSTQSLVALRPEDGSARTVGSIYLQLLFGQLDPDAPAERVLDGPTSEVWLEPWAAHLRERGVTIETGARVDAIESDGERVTAAVVNGERVTADYYVAALPVDVMASLLTPDLTAAAPSLSGVSRVDTAWMNGVQFYLDRDIQLAAGHAVFADSPWALTAISQRQFWRDHDPSERTDGRVEGVLSVIASDWETPGILYDKPGHECTREQAVEEIWAQLQAHLGTDALPDDARVTHFLDPELEARPEGLHNGSPLVINTVDSLRHRPEAGTEAENLVLAADYVRVETDLATMEAANEAGRHAANAILSRSAGRYRPVETWGLDEPAVFDSLKRRDRLRYRLGLPHPGEAGHDAWRFARRLRA